atgttttatatttttgacaTCTGCTAGCATTTTGTTGTATATCAGTTTTTCAGTAAACAGTGCTTTTGAAAGAGGCTGATGATTGGTCATTTTTGTCTGGTGGATGAGATGTGATTTAGAGTAATGATATTAACGGAACACATAGCGCAACAATGTATACATCATGCTAATATGACAATTTTATTGACAACTGAATAAGAAGCTATATTTTTGCAACAACCAATTAGATGGTGCTTCATCAACAAGAAGTTGTGCAGATTACTATCTAATAGCTAGAGCATATTTGAATGATGCATAATTATACAAAAGACTAGACTATTTTGAAAGGATGCATGCATAAAGTGAAAGTCAGAAACCAGATGATGGGAACCCTTGATTTCAAGTCAATCTTTTATACACTTTTCCTCTTAATAGTCATCTGTTTTAATGGGGTAGAAGCCTCTCTTTAACCTGACTCATGGTtggttttgcatctttatcttCCACTACACATTCCATTGCCACTTGAACCAGTATTCCCATCTTCCTTAAATCACATTTACCCTTCATCATTGGATCAATGATCTCTTCAAGCCATAGTTCATTATCTCCAGTCCCATTCATCTTCTCCCTAACCCACTTCACTAGCCCTCTCTGTTCCATCTCCCCTATATTTCCAGACCCCTGATCACCCGTTGTCATCGGGCTCTTTCCCGTGACCATTTCCAGCACCACCACTCTGTAGCTATAAACATCGAACTTTGGATGTGATCGGGAGGTTGGAAATCCACTAGGGCACCATGTAACCTCTAGTCTCCCTCACTTTGGAAAAGCTTGAATTCTTTCCACCACCCCCTCTGTTTACTAGCTTGGGGAGGCCGAAATCTGCAACCTTGGATTGGAAATTAGAGTCCAAGAGAATGTTTTGAGGCTTCACGTTGCAATGGA
The sequence above is drawn from the Rhododendron vialii isolate Sample 1 chromosome 6a, ASM3025357v1 genome and encodes:
- the LOC131331258 gene encoding receptor-like serine/threonine-protein kinase NCRK, encoding MVTGKSPMTTGDQGSGNIGEMEQRGLVKWVREKMNGTGDNELWLEEIIDPMMKGKCDLRKMGILVQVAMECVVEDKDAKPTMSQVKERLLPH